In the Zingiber officinale cultivar Zhangliang chromosome 5A, Zo_v1.1, whole genome shotgun sequence genome, AGTTTATGAAATTCTAGTACAAGTATGATAAAAGGCATTAATGTTTTAGTATTGCATAGATGCATCACTTTGTTCTCTGAGATGCACTAGTTTAACACCTTAGTTCACAACAATAGAGAGCCTCTACTCTTTTAGCTCAGGGTCAAAATTTCCGAGATCCATAAAAACAAAGCAATATATCAGATGCCCGATCTTGTATAGCAACACAACTATATATATCACCACAACCCATAACAATGCAAATTGGGTTCATAACATTTCCAAGCTCTAACGGAGCATAATGGCATCGCAAGCAAAGTTGTTAAAAGTATAAACCAAGTACTACCTGTTGATACAGTctaacctggctgttgttttgatattgacactgatttaagtttgtatcagatattaattaaactcagaatgactactgatcgaggttgatcagttgggagggaaagtcctggtgagtgaagccaggcaagggaaatccagatggatcaagattgaccagacatctggtgaaaagtccaagcagggagcttggcacgggaaaagtccaagtatggagacttggcacggagtggtcagagagggctcggtagctcgttctctggaccggacgaagtcgaagagggctcggtagctcgttctccggactaggtcagagagggctcggtagctcgttctctggaccggacgaagtcggagagggctcggtagctcgttctccggactaggtcagagagggctcggtagctcgttctccggactaggtcaaagagggctcggtagctcgttctctggaccggacgaagtcagagagggctcggtagctcgttctcaggcccaatcctagtatcacataggcgttggatcggtcaacagaccgatccagtgagatttTGATTTcctgatcggtgcacagaccgatctggtgaaactatgtttgctgatcggtctggtgaccgatcaggaaacactcagtagcaccgatcaggaaacactcagtagcctactgagtgtaatctgatcggtctgtagaccgatcaggagatgatgtcgcgagaaggaaaaaggcaggggatcggtctgtgaaccgatccatatgaaccctgatcggtctgtaggaccgatcaggccatatcctgatcggtcttgagaccgatcaggtgacgatcttaggagtgcgaggaaccgcactcattaagccctgatcggtctgcagaccgatcaggccataccttGATCGGTCTCTGcgaccgatcagacatcaattcaaaggtgtggatcggtccgctgaccgatccaccgcACTGTCTGCACACACTATAGTTACAAAAATTGACAGAGAAAGATGTCATTAAAATATACGTGATAATCAAGTAATATCAGTGAGAGATCAAAATTACATGATCAAAATATACATGACCACATAAGCTATTTGTTCACAATTCGATTGATTACCATTACATTATCAGAATACAACACAAAAGCTATTTGTTCACAAAAATATGGTAACCACAAAAGTTCCACAAAATATGCAGCACAAAATATTTGTTTGCATTCCATTGTAACTTGATGCCGACGATGCCTATATTGACATCAATCACTATTTGTGGTGTTCTTTAGTTGATGTGCATTCCATTGTAGTAACGTCCACACCATTGAAGCACCTGGAGAGAAAAAGTCATGTAAGTCTACTAAAAATGGAAGATGCTACTAAAAATCTGACCAAATAACATATATATAATAAgaaaatatcaaatatcaaatatcATATATCAAATTTGGTATGGTCTCTTACAACTGTAACATTTCTTGAGCAATTTTGGTGATGTTTAACTGGATGGATTGTCATAAATTGGTTCCCACATACTGGTCACTAAGGATCAATTTGTGCAATGTTCTTGACTATTCAAGACCAATATTCCAAGGTTCGGGGCAGAGAATTTGGAAAAGAACAGAACTTTGTATGATCGAGTAGAGAATCTGACCAAAAGACATCAATGTTCCACTGCTCAACTAGCTCTAGCTTGGGTTATGCATCAAGGAGATGATGTGGTTCCTATCCCAGGTACACAATTGTTCGGAAATCATGATACAATGAAAAGTTATCTGAAGTTTATATCATATAATGAGATGAAGATCAATTATTAGTAAAACACAAGCTTAATAAAACCAAGTGTCACGGTTAATTCATGTTGAAGTTTATATTTCTGGATAATTCATGTCAAAACACATTATGTTACACACAATCATTATGCTTTCCTATTTATTCACCTCCATGCTTGTATCAACCTTGAAAGACTTGGTGACAGTACAGAATCTCAGTTTGAACATACATTTAGCATACTGATACAACAAATTTAAtcttttgaaaaatggttaaaaaaacaacaacaaaggTGTAAACATGGTTGATTTCTTACCATCCTTCCCGATTACTTGCCTGAAAATAATCATTATCAGAGTGAACTTGAGACAGTTGTGTTGACAAAAGTGGTGGAAATTGAGTTTCGGCCATACTCAAACCTTCAACACAGCTATAATTTGTAGGCTAAAACAATAAAATATAGTTTTAGATAGTGATAACATAATTATTTTAGTTAACATAATAAAGTAAtccttaacttgattgatcatccGTTGACATTCTACACTTGGCATGCTCGATATACTTTCATAATGCTCTTCTACATCCTGTTAtacaaaaaaaatagaatgatttCATTCTATATACTTTCTCAAATATAACGACAAAAAATAAGCAACACTTTAGTAAGAATGAGAATGAAACCTTAACAACTGTTGAAGTTTGGTTGGTTCTTCTTGCTGCTTTCCTTTTCTTTGAAATCTTATCTAAGCCACCTTTCAACCTCTTACCTGAAactgttttcttctttgttttaattCCTTTGACTCCAAGAGAATTTCCTTCACCAATTTCGAACTCTTTTTCAATTGAGTCTTGAGCAGTTGGTTCATTAACTTGTAACCTCTCATCCACCATCTTAAACATACTcaacaaaccatctttaacaACCTTGTAAGTGTCTTCCCTCTCCGCTGCCTTGGTTACCAATTGAACATACAACCCACTTAATTCTTTATATAGCAAATTGGTGCAAGCTTTTGGATCTAAACTACTTTTGTTTGCAATTAAATCAATAACTCCAATGTATCCATCTTTTGCTTTTCGTGTCCACCTTTTCAATATATACTCACTTGGgatcttcatgatatttttcattgcaaatattttcaaaatatgagaACAAAGAATTCCAGCAAAATCATATTTTCTACAGCTACACTCAATTTTTTGACCCGATGAATCAAGTGTAACTATATGATGGTAACTCTTTTTGTAAGAAGTAACTTTATATTTTGTATGTGACCCAACATCTTCACAAATTTCTACACTAGAATCATGAGATTTGTACCACTCTTGTTCAAAAAACTTGTATACCTCAGGAGTATAAATATaacttgcatgctttaaaatttgAATTGGAAACAATAAACATGGAACACTTGTATTTGATTTAAAATCAGCTTTTAACTCCTCATATCGACGATCATCAAGCAGTCTTTGGAAGTGATTGAAAAAGTCTAAAAACTTGTGTTGATAAGTGACATATCTTTTCACAATActattcatgctctcacttctttgggttgtagtcatATCCGCACAAAACATTTGTCGCCCATAAACTAAAGCCCATTTTTCCTTTATGCGAAATAGACGTTTCAACCAATCATTGTCTTCAAGTGAATACTTGGTCAACATTATGTTCCAAgctgaaataaaatcttcctcttcatcaaaatcataaATACATGAGGCAAAATCTTTAGTAAACTCTTTGAACTGAGAAAAAACTCTACTCAAATGTATTGCAGCATTTTGATAAATGTGCCAAATACACAAACGATGATGTGTTTTAGGCCATCTGGAAGCTAAAGCCTTTGCCATTGCTGCATCTTGATCTGTAAGAATAGTTATTGGTTTTTTCTCATACATAGCCTTGGTAAATGTATCAAACAACCATTCGAACGTCAAAGAtgtttcatcatataataaagctgCACCAAAAATTATGGATTGCTTATGATGATTAACACCTACGAACAATGCAATTGGGCGACCTTCATTATTCTTCCTGTAGGTTGTATCAAAGCAAACAACATCTCCAAAATTTCCATAATCAGCTCTCATCTTAGCATCACACCAAAAAATGTTAGttatcaaatcatcttcatcaacttgaatagcataaaaaaaattgGGATCATCAAACTGCATTTTCTGCAAAAACTCCAATACACCTCCTGTATCACCAACTCTCATAATTCTTGTTCTTTTAGATCGCAAGTAGTTTTTGTAATCTTCAGGAATAAAACCTAAATTCTCTCTCCCACCTACTTGTCtcaccataagatcatgagatgctttTGGAGGGATTCCCACATCACTCGCCATCTCAATCTGTATCGCC is a window encoding:
- the LOC121980057 gene encoding protein FAR1-RELATED SEQUENCE 5-like translates to MASDVGIPPKASHDLMVRQVGGRENLGFIPEDYKNYLRSKRTRIMRVGDTGGVLEFLQKMQFDDPNFFYAIQVDEDDLITNIFWCDAKMRADYGNFGDVVCFDTTYRKNNEGRPIALFVGVNHHKQSIIFGAALLYDETSLTFEWLFDTFTKAMYEKKPITILTDQDAAMAKALASRWPKTHHRLCIWHIYQNAAIHLSRVFSQFKEFTKDFASCIYDFDEEEDFISAWNIMLTKYSLEDNDWLKRLFRIKEKWALVYGRQMFCADMTTTQRSESMNSIVKRYVTYQHKFLDFFNHFQRLLDDRRYEELKADFKSNTSVPCLLFPIQILKHASYIYTPEVYKFFEQEWYKSHDSSVEICEDVGSHTKYKVTSYKKSYHHIVTLDSSGQKIECSCRKYDFAGILCSHILKIFAMKNIMKIPSEYILKRWTRKAKDGYIGVIDLIANKSSLDPKACTNLLYKELSGLYVQLVTKAAEREDTYKVVKDGLLSMFKMVDERLQVNEPTAQDSIEKEFEIGEGNSLGVKGIKTKKKTVSGCRRAL